Within the Pseudarthrobacter sp. W1I19 genome, the region GTCAAGCGCTGGCACCTCTCCATCAGCCACGACGGCGGCATTGCCACCGCCACAGTCTTGGCCGAAGGCTGAACCGGCGTCCCGCGCCACTGACGCCGTGATCAGCGCCTACACCGGAAAACAGATCCGGCAGGCCGAGGAACCACTTCTCGCTGCCGGGCTCGGTGATGTCCTGATGCAGCGCGCCGCGCACGGGTTGGCGAACGCCGTGATCCGGGAACTGAGATTCCGCGGCCTCCGGACGTACGGTGCGGGCGTTGTGGTCCTCGCCGGTAAAGGAAACAACGGCGGCGACGGGCTGTATGCCGCAGCGTTCCTCGCCGCCCGCGGGATGCGTACGACGGCGATACTCACCTCCGATTCAGCCCATCCCCAGGCATCGGCTGCTTTTGAGCGGGCCGGCGGGCGGGTCCGTCACCTTAGTGAGGCGGCGCTCGGCGAGCTGGCAGCAGAAACGGCCCGCGCCGACGTCGTGATTGATGCGGTGCTGGGGACGGGGGCGAAAGGTGGGCTGCGGGGGAGTGCCGCCAGCTTGGTCGACGCCATAAACGAGGCCCGTGCTCAAGCCGACGCCGCGGGCTTTGTGGTCGCGTGCGACCTGCCCAGCGGCGTGGATGCGGATACCGGCGGGGTCTGCGAACCGGTCCTCTCCGCAGACCTCACGGTGACCTTCGGAGCAGCCAAAACGGGCCTGCTCGCCGACCCCGGCGCGGATCATGCCGGCAGGGTGGACGTGGTACCCATTGGCATCGATGAGCACCTCGGCAGGCCGGAGTTGCGCAGGCTCGAGGATGCTGACGTCGCCCGCCTCCTGCCGCATCCCGCGCGGCGGGCCCACAAATATTCACGTGGAGTGCTGGGAGTGGTGGCCGGCTCGGCAAACTATCCCGGCGCAGCCGTCCTTGCCTGCCGGGGCGCCCTGGCCGCTGGCGTGGGGATGGTCCGGTACCTGGGGCCGCCCGAGGTGGCGGATCTGGTCCGCCAGTCCTGCCCCGAAGTGGTTTGCAGTACCGGCGCGGTGGCGGACAACCGGGTCCAGGCCTGGCTGGTGGGCTCAGGAATGGGGCCGGATGACCATGACCAGCTGCAGCGCGCCAGGGACGCCGTCGGGTCCGGCCTGCCCGTGGTGGCCGACGCCGGGGCGCTGCCCGCCCTTCCCGACCTCCTGGCGCCGCACGTGGTCCTGACCCCGCACGCCGGTGAGCTTGCCGCACTGCTGAAGAGGCTGGGCGGCGACGAGGACCGTGCGGCAGTGGAAGCCGGAACCCTTGCCGCCGCCCGGCGGGCGGCCGCCCTGACCGGTGCAACGGTCCTGCTTAAGGGGGCCACCACGCTGGTGGCCGCGCCCAGCGGGGACGTGTTCAGCCAGGCCGACGGCACTCCGTGGCTCGCCACTGCAGGCAGCGGCGACGTCCTGGCCGGCGTCATCGGTGCACTGCTCGCCCAGTTGGGTCCCGACGTCGGACGCTACAGTGAGGCGGGCGTGGAACCTGAGGTGCGCTGGGCTGCCGTGGCCGCGCTGGGAGCGGCGCTGCACGGCAAAGCCGGGAGGGCGGCGTCGGACGCTATCAGCGGCGGCCCGATCGCTGCTGGCGGAATCGCGGCGGCCTTGCCTGGCGTATGGGGTAAAGTAAGCACGCTTAGTAACTCTGGGGTCCGGAAACGTAATAGTCACACCTTGCCGTTACGGTAGGCATTAGTTCGCACCTGCAGTAGGGGCCCTGGGTTTTTGCTGTGGAATCAAAAAGAGGAGCATTATGGAAGTCTGGCCTGGATCGGCTTATCCCCTTGGCGCCACGTACAACGGAACCGGCACCAACTTTGCCCTGTTCAGCGAACGAGCAGAAAAAGTCGAACTCTGCCTCTTCGACGACGACGGCAAGGAAACCCGCATCAACCTGGATGAGGTGGACGGGTACGTCTGGCACTGCTACATCCCGCAGATCCAGCCCGGCCAGAAGTACGGCTACCGGGTCCACGGCCCCTACGACCCCGCGTCCGGCAACCGTTTCAACCCCAACAAGCTCCTGTTGGACCCGTACGCCAAGGCCGTCCACGGCCAGGTGGACTGGGACCCGTCGCTGTTCACCTACAACCTGGGCGAGCCGGACTCCATCAACAACGAGGACTCCGCCAGCCACATGATGATGGGCGTGGTGATCAACCCGTTCTTCGACTGGGACGGTGACCAGAACCTTCGGATTCCTTACCACCAGTCCGTCATTTACGAAGCGCACGTCAAGGGCCTCACCCAGCTGCACCCGGAAATTCCCGAAGAGCAGCGTGGCACGTACGCCGGCGTGGCCCACCCGGCCGTTATCTCGCACCTGCAAAAGCTCGGCGTCACTGCCATCGAGCTCATGCCCGTGCACCAGTTCGTCAATGACGGCACCCTGCAGGACAAGGGCCTGAACAACTACTGGGGCTACAACACCATCGGGTTCTTCGCCCCGCAGAACACCTACAGCTCCACCGGCGATACCGGCCAGCAGGTCCAGGACTTCAAGGCGATGGTCCGCTCGCTGCACAAGGCCGGGATCGAGGTCATCCTGGACGTCGTGTACAACCACACTGCCGAAGGCAACCACCTGGGCCCCACGCTGTCCTTCAAGGGCATCGACAACGCCGCCTACTACCGGTTGATGGAGGGCGACGAAAAGCACTACATGGACTACACCGGCACCGGCAACTCCCTGAACGTCCGCCAGCCGCACTCCCTGCAGCTGCTGATGGACTCGCTGCGCTACTGGGTTTCCGAAATGCACGTGGACGGCTTCCGCTTCGACCTCGCCTCCACCCTGGCCCGCGAGTTCTATGACGTGGACAAGCTCTCCACCTTCTTCGAACTCATCCAGCAGGACCCGGTTGTCTCCCAGGTCAAGCTCATCGCCGAGCCATGGGACGTGGGTCCCGGCGGTTACCAGGTGGGCAACTTCCCGCCGCAGTGGACAGAATGGAACGGCAAGTACCGCGACACCGTGCGCGACTTCTGGCGTGGCGAGCCTGCCACGCTGGGCGAGTTTGCCTCCCGCATCACCGGTTCTGCGGACCTGTACGAGCACTCCGGCCGCCGCCCCGTGGCGTCCATCAACTTCGTCACCGCGCACGACGGCTTCACCCTTTCTGACCTGGTGTCCTACAACGAGAAGCACAACGACGCCAACGGCGAGGGCAACAACGACGGCGAATCCCACAACCGTTCCTGGAACTGCGGCGTCGAAGGCCCCACGGATGATCCCGAGGTCCTGTCCTTGCGGGCCCGCCAGCAGCGGAACTTCATCGCCTCGCTGCTGCTGTCCCAGGGCGTGCCCATGCTCCTGCACGGCGACGAGCTGGGACGCACCCAGCAGGGCAACAACAACGGCTACTGCCAGGACTCCGAGCTGACCTGGATCAACTGGGAATCCATTGACCAGCCGCTGGTCGAGTTCACCGCCGCCGTCAACGCCCTCCGCGCCAAGCACCCCACCTTCCGTCGCAGCCGGTTCTTCGACGGCCGGCCCGTCCTGCGGGGCGAGGGCGAGCGGCTGCCGGACATCGTATGGCTCGATCCCGACGGTGAAACCATGAAGCCGGAGGCTTGGGAAGCCGGTTTTGGCCGTTCGGTGGGCGTCTTCTTGAACGGGGACGGCATCCAGGGCAAGGACGCGCGCGGGCGCAGGATTACCGACGTCAACTTCCTGCTGTACTTCAACGCCCACGACGACACCGTCAAATTCACCCTGCCTTCGGATGAGTACGCCCCGGCCTGGGACATCATTATCGACACTGCCGGGCAAAAC harbors:
- the glgX gene encoding glycogen debranching protein GlgX, translated to MEVWPGSAYPLGATYNGTGTNFALFSERAEKVELCLFDDDGKETRINLDEVDGYVWHCYIPQIQPGQKYGYRVHGPYDPASGNRFNPNKLLLDPYAKAVHGQVDWDPSLFTYNLGEPDSINNEDSASHMMMGVVINPFFDWDGDQNLRIPYHQSVIYEAHVKGLTQLHPEIPEEQRGTYAGVAHPAVISHLQKLGVTAIELMPVHQFVNDGTLQDKGLNNYWGYNTIGFFAPQNTYSSTGDTGQQVQDFKAMVRSLHKAGIEVILDVVYNHTAEGNHLGPTLSFKGIDNAAYYRLMEGDEKHYMDYTGTGNSLNVRQPHSLQLLMDSLRYWVSEMHVDGFRFDLASTLAREFYDVDKLSTFFELIQQDPVVSQVKLIAEPWDVGPGGYQVGNFPPQWTEWNGKYRDTVRDFWRGEPATLGEFASRITGSADLYEHSGRRPVASINFVTAHDGFTLSDLVSYNEKHNDANGEGNNDGESHNRSWNCGVEGPTDDPEVLSLRARQQRNFIASLLLSQGVPMLLHGDELGRTQQGNNNGYCQDSELTWINWESIDQPLVEFTAAVNALRAKHPTFRRSRFFDGRPVLRGEGERLPDIVWLDPDGETMKPEAWEAGFGRSVGVFLNGDGIQGKDARGRRITDVNFLLYFNAHDDTVKFTLPSDEYAPAWDIIIDTAGQNADTEPVNAGQPLPVEAKSLVVLRAHTVEEVEPDHSVAASLAALTQTSTSETESLSTPMVAEPGKTTKIGARKVGGK
- a CDS encoding NAD(P)H-hydrate epimerase — its product is MISAYTGKQIRQAEEPLLAAGLGDVLMQRAAHGLANAVIRELRFRGLRTYGAGVVVLAGKGNNGGDGLYAAAFLAARGMRTTAILTSDSAHPQASAAFERAGGRVRHLSEAALGELAAETARADVVIDAVLGTGAKGGLRGSAASLVDAINEARAQADAAGFVVACDLPSGVDADTGGVCEPVLSADLTVTFGAAKTGLLADPGADHAGRVDVVPIGIDEHLGRPELRRLEDADVARLLPHPARRAHKYSRGVLGVVAGSANYPGAAVLACRGALAAGVGMVRYLGPPEVADLVRQSCPEVVCSTGAVADNRVQAWLVGSGMGPDDHDQLQRARDAVGSGLPVVADAGALPALPDLLAPHVVLTPHAGELAALLKRLGGDEDRAAVEAGTLAAARRAAALTGATVLLKGATTLVAAPSGDVFSQADGTPWLATAGSGDVLAGVIGALLAQLGPDVGRYSEAGVEPEVRWAAVAALGAALHGKAGRAASDAISGGPIAAGGIAAALPGVWGKVSTLSNSGVRKRNSHTLPLR